In a single window of the Alphaproteobacteria bacterium LSUCC0684 genome:
- the queG gene encoding tRNA epoxyqueuosine(34) reductase QueG, with product MKDDADKIRARIREDANNAGFDRIGFTSAGPDKQQAKQLDAFIENGFMGDMHWLEETRDRRIHAQAMWPDARTAIVLSMNYGPDHDPMENLNARGCGNISVYARGRDYHDVIKGRLKQIASRIAVREKVAVKVFVDTAPLMEKPLAARAGLGWQGKHTNLVSRDYGSWLFLGVILTDADWAVGTENTDHCGSCTKCLDICPTNAFPRPYQLDARRCISYLTIEHKGAIPREFRTAMGNRIFGCDDCLAVCPWNSFAQRSAEIKFQPLPDLGLTPLEVMLNLDETGFRKRYAGTPVRRVGYIRYLRNVLIAAGNSGMKSLIPWIKVHLDSYDPIVRGSSVWALSCLMSPYEIDALAKVSIKKEKEQSVRQEWALAMDKPSQERVNTTQ from the coding sequence ATGAAGGACGATGCTGATAAAATTCGTGCGCGCATTCGTGAAGATGCAAATAATGCAGGGTTTGATCGTATAGGCTTTACTTCGGCAGGCCCGGACAAGCAACAAGCCAAGCAACTTGATGCCTTTATCGAAAATGGTTTCATGGGGGACATGCATTGGCTTGAGGAAACTCGAGACAGGCGAATTCACGCCCAGGCTATGTGGCCTGATGCCAGGACCGCCATTGTTCTGTCAATGAATTACGGCCCTGATCACGACCCGATGGAAAATCTCAATGCCAGAGGATGTGGAAATATATCGGTATATGCCCGCGGCAGGGATTATCACGATGTCATCAAAGGCAGACTCAAGCAGATCGCCAGCAGAATTGCCGTAAGGGAAAAGGTTGCCGTCAAGGTCTTTGTGGACACAGCGCCACTAATGGAAAAACCGCTCGCAGCCCGCGCAGGTCTGGGCTGGCAGGGAAAGCATACAAACCTTGTTTCCCGCGACTATGGCTCCTGGCTCTTTTTGGGGGTGATCCTTACCGATGCGGATTGGGCTGTGGGGACGGAAAACACCGATCATTGCGGCAGTTGCACAAAATGCCTTGATATATGCCCGACAAATGCTTTTCCTCGACCATATCAACTCGATGCCCGCCGCTGTATTTCCTATCTTACGATTGAACATAAGGGGGCTATACCGCGTGAATTCAGGACTGCGATGGGCAACCGTATCTTCGGCTGTGATGATTGTCTTGCTGTTTGTCCATGGAACAGTTTTGCCCAACGCTCGGCCGAGATAAAGTTTCAGCCGTTGCCCGATTTGGGCCTGACTCCTCTGGAGGTGATGCTGAACCTTGACGAGACTGGATTCAGGAAACGGTATGCTGGAACGCCGGTACGACGTGTCGGGTATATCCGTTATCTTCGTAACGTGCTTATTGCTGCTGGAAATTCCGGCATGAAATCTCTTATCCCTTGGATCAAGGTCCACCTTGATAGTTATGATCCCATCGTTCGGGGCTCGTCGGTCTGGGCGCTCTCTTGCCTGATGTCCCCATATGAGATTGATGCACTGGCGAAAGTATCCATCAAAAAAGAAAAGGAACAAAGCGTTCGCCAGGAATGGGCGTTGGCGATGGATAAGCCAAGTCAAGAACGTGTGAACACTACCCAATGA
- the queA gene encoding tRNA preQ1(34) S-adenosylmethionine ribosyltransferase-isomerase QueA — protein MRLSDFDYILPPECIAAEPANPRDSARLLDMRGGKLEDRQISDLPFCLNPGDLLIVNNTKVLPARLIGKRGDASISITLHRRMDDHRWRCFARPAKKLRLGDQVIFSERFSAEVDFIGEDGERGLAFSNGGDDLERMLETHGTMPLPPYIPRPQGVRNDDADHYQTMFASHTGAVAAPTAGLHFTPGLLDRIKASGASISQVTLHVGAGTFLPVKVEDPRDHVMHKEWGVIPDKTAEMITRTKKEGGRIVAVGTTSLRILESCWRDHGDIRPYEAETDLYILPGYKFGVIDILLTNFHLPKSTLLMLVSAFTGKSLVDAAYAHAIAHGYRFFSYGDACLMERRDD, from the coding sequence ATGAGGCTTTCCGATTTTGATTATATTCTGCCGCCGGAATGTATTGCGGCAGAACCTGCTAACCCAAGGGATTCCGCGCGTCTCCTTGATATGCGGGGAGGAAAGCTCGAGGATCGGCAAATCTCAGATCTTCCCTTTTGCCTCAACCCTGGGGATCTGCTTATCGTCAACAATACAAAAGTGTTGCCTGCAAGGTTAATTGGCAAGAGGGGTGATGCCTCCATCTCCATTACGCTCCATCGGCGAATGGACGATCATCGCTGGCGATGCTTTGCAAGGCCGGCAAAAAAACTTCGGCTGGGAGATCAGGTAATTTTTTCCGAAAGATTTTCTGCTGAAGTGGATTTTATCGGCGAGGATGGAGAGCGCGGTCTTGCGTTTTCTAATGGAGGGGACGATTTAGAGCGCATGCTTGAGACGCACGGTACCATGCCGCTGCCACCATATATTCCACGACCTCAAGGTGTCAGAAATGATGATGCTGATCATTACCAGACGATGTTTGCAAGCCACACAGGTGCTGTTGCCGCGCCAACCGCAGGACTTCATTTCACCCCTGGCCTGCTTGATCGTATCAAGGCATCCGGTGCCTCAATAAGTCAAGTAACGCTCCATGTCGGGGCGGGGACTTTCCTGCCTGTAAAGGTCGAAGACCCGCGTGATCATGTCATGCACAAGGAATGGGGAGTGATACCAGACAAGACCGCCGAGATGATTACTCGCACAAAGAAAGAGGGTGGGCGTATCGTTGCGGTTGGAACAACGTCATTACGAATCCTTGAAAGCTGTTGGCGGGATCATGGTGATATTCGCCCGTATGAGGCGGAAACCGATCTCTATATCCTGCCTGGATACAAGTTTGGTGTCATTGACATATTGCTGACCAATTTTCACCTGCCGAAATCCACGCTTCTGATGCTGGTATCGGCCTTTACCGGCAAAAGCTTGGTTGATGCTGCCTACGCCCATGCCATTGCTCATGGGTACCGTTTCTTTTCCTATGGTGATGCCTGCCTGATGGAGCGCCGTGATGACTGA
- the tgt gene encoding tRNA guanosine(34) transglycosylase Tgt, protein MTEFSFTLKTTDGAARRGEVKTAHGVIQTPVFMPVGTAATVKAMTVDDVWATGAMIILANTYHLMLRPGPERVERLGGVRRMMGWDGPLLTDSGGFQVMSLGALRKIDDDGVTFRSHLDGSEHRLTPERSTDIQRMLDATITMAFDECTPFPAEKDVAASSMRLSMAWAKRCREAFVHRPGYGQFGIVQGSIFPDLRAESVAALEELNFEGYAVGGLAVGEGQNAMFETLDVTTPLMRADKPRYLMGVGKPDDIVGAVARGIDMFDCVLPTRSGRTGQAFTRRGAVNIKNARHADDTRPLDAGCHCPACTRYSRAYLHHLFKADEVLGLMLLSRHNITYYQDLTRGIRDAIEAGEFQRFQKEFEANRASGDIDPL, encoded by the coding sequence ATGACTGAATTTTCCTTCACCCTCAAGACAACCGATGGTGCAGCTCGCCGAGGTGAAGTTAAAACTGCGCATGGCGTGATCCAGACACCTGTTTTCATGCCTGTAGGGACGGCCGCGACTGTTAAAGCCATGACGGTGGATGATGTCTGGGCAACAGGGGCAATGATCATTCTGGCAAACACCTATCATCTGATGTTGCGCCCCGGACCTGAACGGGTTGAGCGGTTGGGTGGCGTGCGCCGGATGATGGGCTGGGATGGTCCCTTGCTCACGGATTCCGGAGGCTTCCAGGTCATGTCACTTGGGGCGCTCAGAAAAATTGATGATGACGGGGTGACTTTCCGTTCGCATCTTGATGGCTCTGAGCATCGTCTTACACCAGAAAGATCTACGGATATTCAGCGTATGCTGGATGCAACCATCACCATGGCCTTTGATGAATGCACGCCATTTCCTGCAGAAAAGGATGTTGCAGCTTCCTCCATGCGTCTTTCTATGGCCTGGGCGAAGCGCTGCCGGGAGGCATTTGTTCATCGTCCTGGATATGGGCAGTTTGGTATTGTTCAGGGATCGATTTTTCCAGATCTGCGGGCTGAGAGTGTGGCCGCACTGGAAGAGTTGAATTTTGAAGGCTATGCCGTGGGGGGGCTTGCCGTAGGGGAAGGGCAGAACGCCATGTTCGAAACCCTTGATGTAACCACGCCTCTGATGCGGGCAGATAAACCCCGTTACCTTATGGGGGTTGGCAAACCGGATGACATTGTTGGTGCCGTGGCAAGAGGAATTGACATGTTCGATTGCGTTCTGCCGACACGTTCTGGTCGCACGGGGCAGGCATTTACGAGGCGGGGAGCTGTGAATATCAAGAACGCGCGGCACGCAGATGATACCCGCCCTCTCGATGCGGGGTGCCATTGCCCGGCTTGCACGCGCTATTCCCGGGCATATCTTCATCACCTTTTCAAGGCTGATGAAGTTCTTGGGCTGATGCTGTTGAGCCGTCATAACATAACCTATTATCAGGATCTGACTCGTGGCATTCGCGATGCGATTGAGGCTGGGGAATTTCAAAGATTTCAGAAAGAATTTGAAGCCAATCGAGCTTCGGGTGATATAGACCCATTGTAA